A DNA window from Paenibacillus sp. HWE-109 contains the following coding sequences:
- a CDS encoding carbohydrate ABC transporter permease — MSSSILVLFVSILGGYSMARYSFRGKKVFLISFLATQMIPVMVILVPLFITFSQLHLLNKLPSLIITYTAMNIPFCLLTMSSFFQRIPVSLEEAALIDGCNKFQTMIRIILPIMRPGIVATLVFAFTGAWNDLFFGVMFTNSESTKTVPVGLSSFVQKFDINWGQMSAAGILSLIPVVIMFAFAQKYIVSGLTEGAVKG, encoded by the coding sequence ATGAGCAGTTCAATCCTGGTATTGTTTGTATCTATTCTAGGCGGTTATAGTATGGCTAGATATTCATTTCGAGGCAAAAAGGTATTTCTTATTTCTTTTTTGGCTACTCAAATGATTCCTGTAATGGTCATTCTAGTTCCGCTTTTCATTACATTCAGCCAGCTGCACTTGTTAAATAAGCTGCCTTCGTTGATTATTACTTATACGGCCATGAACATTCCATTTTGTTTACTGACGATGTCCAGTTTCTTTCAGAGAATTCCTGTATCCCTCGAGGAAGCAGCTCTTATTGACGGGTGCAACAAGTTTCAAACGATGATCCGAATTATTCTGCCCATTATGCGGCCGGGAATTGTTGCTACACTTGTATTCGCATTTACGGGCGCATGGAATGATTTGTTTTTCGGGGTTATGTTTACGAATAGCGAAAGCACCAAAACAGTCCCTGTAGGACTAAGCAGTTTTGTGCAGAAATTTGATATTAACTGGGGGCAAATGAGCGCAGCGGGTATTTTATCTTTGATTCCGGTTGTGATTATGTTCGCTTTTGCCCAAAAATACATCGTATCAGGTCTTACTGAGGGTGCAGTCAAAGGATAA
- a CDS encoding sugar-binding protein → MLISLMFTSPLFGLQSLDNTTVYAADALQHTAIGNFESEEEVWNFGLGSEFPGAQGAYERDASAPRSGTFAGKLHGDFSAGGKYVAIGKKFLPLDMQKLEFWVKSADASALTLRVVDSTGQVHQRKIALANANWQKIEISTFNIGTNYLHFGGANDGKWHGPAGGISFLLEKSNLIGGKTSGDAWVDDVSVTAPPQENVWENAIGTFEKGFDIWTIASQGGAKGEYIRDTAEVKSGAYSGKLSGNFSASGLNVSLGRSFTTPMDMKKLAFWVKTADYAVVLLLMKDSTGQVHQQKIALAPTGDWQKIEVWTFNAGTSYLHYNGANDGVWHGPAQAIGLLVEKSGLVGGKTSGDIRFDNVVATSSFPDLSIEQSRMGNVFLANEPAAFPLATRGDTVSWSVYDHLDHPILAGSSGVQDGQLNLTIPIQQLGYYKLSLAAEKGGQTIKRTEISFARLAADDPTLANNSPFGVSTHLARTSAGWTPELSTLLKRAGSKNFRDEITWVDVEYEKGKYQKPPGRDAFMRKTQQDGLKPFITFDFTNPFYDQDSTPYSDEGRQGFANYGKALLDLYGNQMEWVEVYNEFNGGFGDRGNGPADSRPDYYFKLLKKTYETVKAARPDVTVVGMASNVDLKWMEEVFKLGGLQYMDTVSIHPYNRTPDGMLQDILAAKSLIRTYNQGQDKPLWITEVGWPTHIGATGVVEKTQADYLVRAYVQALSAGVEKIFWYDLMNDGMQADYGENNFGLIRHQDDPKGQFTPKPAYAAYGAMTRELLGATFVEQETVGTGITSYRFDKNGQKLRTVWANTPVQAAIQTNSPIQIMDIMGNTETFTPLNGKVYMTLTAEPIYIQSEINGITVDSTFAVTGDEAVTGEPVALTVEAKNSSASPLAASFTVEGSTYSLNAGVGQNTFQPFALQGLDQEGIRYVTGNLIVNGSLIGRLKHEVQTLPSYHARLIPVITDVATKAEALHIQIQNNSKQLGLAVRKADWKFGTLSGTQDLTAVIPPDTTKTFDIPLSGFTYGVSNQAQVTVQFDGKQPFVYGGKLDFNPILPGTVQIDGVADPAVIASPPVALLSQGTVKMQNYRGASDLDGSVWVNWDQDHFNLTAMIKDDVHYTTVSGAEIWKNDSLQFAAMAGIPGENLASYEFGLSQTPVGPQIYRWLSPNTSVRELVTNGSLQVSRNEDQKLTVYELALPWSELAPIKPETNGAFSFSLLVNDNDGAGRKGYIEWGSGIGETKDPKKFRTVQWIKPPTSPVITIAGVTAGESYTDQVIPVVKAEDEDGDLQTVRTLLDEENWISGTPVTTQGNHTLFVEAIDRAGNSVQQTVPFKLYRSTVLAASNAEGRLSDIVQLRATLQDKSGQPIAGETVSFTIYGNTIGTAVTDANGVAALSYTIQLEADADQEKVYPIQVAFNQNDAAYFLRGEGSGTITVKPSPKPDAAAAPGKAVLSDDNGYDTGIRDGNYSVTMQMWWGNNGSTYKLYENDLLIDTQVLTAHSPNAQTTVTSVTYRNNGIYRYYAELINAAGTTRSDVHTVTVSHAAPAVPVLSHDNWDGDGSFNISMNMWWGTNGTMYRLYENGVLIDTQPITDRSPSAQSATTVIRGKPKGTYEYQAELVNYAGAAVSGKMIVKVDN, encoded by the coding sequence ATGCTGATTTCGTTAATGTTTACCTCACCTCTGTTTGGACTACAATCATTAGACAACACGACCGTTTATGCGGCAGACGCGTTACAACATACAGCGATCGGCAATTTTGAAAGTGAGGAAGAGGTTTGGAATTTCGGTCTGGGATCCGAGTTTCCGGGAGCTCAAGGCGCGTATGAGCGGGATGCGTCGGCACCGAGATCCGGGACCTTCGCAGGGAAGCTGCACGGTGATTTCAGTGCGGGCGGCAAATATGTGGCCATCGGTAAAAAATTTCTGCCCCTGGATATGCAGAAGCTGGAATTTTGGGTTAAGTCGGCCGACGCCTCTGCCCTTACGCTGCGCGTGGTTGATTCGACCGGACAGGTGCATCAGCGGAAGATCGCACTGGCGAATGCCAATTGGCAGAAGATCGAGATCAGCACCTTCAATATCGGCACGAACTATCTGCATTTCGGCGGCGCCAATGACGGCAAGTGGCATGGTCCTGCTGGCGGAATCTCCTTTTTGCTGGAGAAGTCCAACTTGATCGGCGGCAAAACGAGCGGAGACGCTTGGGTCGACGATGTATCGGTAACGGCGCCGCCTCAGGAGAACGTATGGGAGAACGCAATCGGCACCTTCGAGAAGGGCTTCGACATATGGACGATTGCCTCGCAAGGCGGAGCCAAGGGTGAATATATTCGGGATACGGCCGAAGTTAAGTCGGGGGCTTACTCAGGCAAGCTGAGCGGGAATTTCAGCGCCAGCGGGCTGAATGTTTCGCTCGGACGAAGCTTTACTACGCCTATGGATATGAAGAAGCTGGCATTTTGGGTCAAAACGGCCGATTATGCTGTGGTCCTGCTTCTGATGAAGGATTCAACCGGGCAGGTGCATCAGCAGAAAATCGCCTTGGCACCTACCGGGGATTGGCAGAAAATCGAAGTGTGGACCTTTAATGCCGGCACAAGCTATTTGCATTACAACGGGGCAAACGACGGGGTATGGCATGGTCCCGCCCAGGCAATCGGGCTCTTGGTGGAGAAGTCTGGTCTGGTAGGCGGGAAAACAAGCGGGGATATCCGCTTCGACAATGTCGTTGCGACCAGTTCCTTCCCGGATTTGTCCATCGAGCAGTCCCGCATGGGGAATGTCTTCCTGGCGAACGAGCCAGCAGCATTTCCTCTTGCAACAAGGGGAGATACCGTAAGTTGGAGCGTATACGACCATCTGGATCATCCAATTTTGGCAGGTAGCAGTGGGGTGCAGGACGGGCAATTGAATTTGACGATTCCTATCCAGCAGCTTGGTTATTATAAGCTTTCGCTTGCTGCTGAGAAAGGGGGTCAAACGATCAAACGTACAGAAATTTCGTTTGCTCGCTTAGCCGCGGATGATCCTACTCTGGCGAACAACTCTCCGTTCGGAGTGTCCACTCACCTTGCAAGAACAAGCGCCGGATGGACGCCTGAGTTAAGCACGCTGTTAAAGCGTGCCGGATCCAAGAATTTCCGTGACGAAATTACTTGGGTAGACGTCGAATACGAAAAAGGGAAATACCAGAAGCCGCCAGGCCGTGATGCCTTTATGCGGAAAACACAGCAGGACGGATTGAAGCCGTTCATCACCTTCGACTTTACCAATCCGTTTTACGATCAGGACAGCACACCTTATTCGGATGAAGGCCGACAGGGATTTGCTAATTATGGCAAGGCTTTGCTGGACTTATATGGCAACCAGATGGAATGGGTGGAAGTCTATAATGAGTTTAACGGTGGGTTCGGTGATCGAGGGAACGGTCCCGCCGATTCACGTCCGGACTATTATTTTAAACTGCTGAAGAAGACTTATGAGACAGTGAAAGCCGCCAGACCGGATGTTACGGTTGTCGGAATGGCATCGAATGTAGATCTCAAATGGATGGAGGAAGTGTTTAAGCTTGGCGGGCTTCAATACATGGACACGGTTTCCATCCATCCGTACAATCGAACGCCGGATGGCATGCTGCAAGATATCCTGGCTGCCAAAAGCTTGATCCGAACGTATAACCAAGGTCAAGACAAACCGCTTTGGATTACGGAAGTCGGCTGGCCGACCCATATTGGCGCCACGGGTGTAGTCGAAAAAACACAAGCGGATTACTTGGTGCGTGCTTATGTGCAAGCGCTGAGCGCCGGTGTCGAGAAAATATTCTGGTATGATTTGATGAATGATGGGATGCAAGCCGACTATGGCGAAAATAATTTCGGCCTCATACGCCATCAGGATGACCCCAAAGGTCAGTTCACGCCGAAACCTGCCTATGCAGCTTATGGAGCAATGACACGAGAATTGCTTGGCGCCACGTTCGTTGAACAGGAAACCGTCGGCACGGGCATTACCAGCTATCGATTTGATAAAAACGGCCAGAAGTTAAGAACCGTTTGGGCAAATACTCCCGTGCAGGCAGCAATTCAAACGAATTCGCCTATTCAAATCATGGATATTATGGGGAATACGGAAACCTTCACGCCGCTTAATGGCAAGGTGTATATGACACTAACTGCGGAGCCTATTTACATCCAAAGCGAAATTAATGGAATCACGGTGGATTCGACGTTCGCTGTGACGGGTGACGAGGCTGTAACTGGCGAGCCTGTTGCGCTGACCGTGGAAGCGAAGAATTCATCTGCTTCGCCTCTCGCTGCTTCCTTCACGGTGGAAGGATCGACATATTCTTTGAACGCAGGGGTCGGTCAGAATACGTTTCAGCCGTTCGCCCTACAAGGGTTGGACCAGGAAGGCATTCGTTATGTCACAGGAAATTTGATTGTGAACGGAAGCTTGATCGGAAGGCTTAAACATGAGGTTCAGACGCTTCCCTCTTATCATGCACGCCTCATTCCAGTTATTACGGATGTGGCCACGAAAGCAGAAGCCTTGCACATACAAATCCAGAACAATTCCAAGCAGTTGGGTCTAGCCGTCAGAAAAGCCGATTGGAAGTTCGGTACCCTGTCAGGCACACAAGATTTGACCGCTGTGATTCCTCCGGATACGACGAAGACGTTTGATATTCCGCTAAGTGGCTTTACTTACGGTGTTAGCAATCAAGCGCAAGTGACCGTCCAATTTGATGGAAAACAACCTTTCGTTTATGGAGGGAAGCTGGATTTCAATCCGATCCTTCCTGGAACGGTACAGATTGACGGCGTGGCTGACCCTGCGGTCATCGCGTCTCCGCCAGTTGCGCTCCTATCGCAAGGGACGGTAAAAATGCAAAACTATAGGGGCGCTTCGGATTTGGACGGCAGCGTCTGGGTGAACTGGGATCAGGATCATTTCAATCTGACTGCGATGATCAAAGACGATGTTCATTACACGACGGTAAGCGGAGCTGAGATTTGGAAAAATGATAGTCTGCAGTTTGCTGCCATGGCGGGTATTCCTGGCGAAAATTTGGCCTCCTATGAGTTCGGCCTTTCCCAGACGCCTGTGGGGCCGCAAATCTATCGTTGGTTATCGCCGAATACCAGCGTTAGGGAGCTTGTAACGAACGGTTCCTTGCAGGTATCCAGAAATGAAGATCAGAAGCTTACGGTGTATGAGCTCGCGCTTCCATGGTCTGAGCTTGCGCCGATCAAACCAGAAACGAATGGCGCTTTCAGCTTCTCGCTGCTGGTTAATGATAACGACGGTGCGGGTCGCAAAGGGTATATCGAGTGGGGCTCCGGCATTGGCGAAACCAAAGATCCCAAAAAATTCAGAACCGTTCAGTGGATCAAACCGCCAACGTCTCCCGTCATCACCATTGCAGGGGTAACAGCAGGGGAAAGCTATACGGATCAAGTGATACCGGTCGTGAAGGCGGAAGATGAGGACGGCGATCTGCAAACCGTTCGCACGCTTTTGGATGAGGAAAACTGGATATCCGGCACGCCAGTAACCACGCAAGGTAACCATACATTGTTCGTGGAAGCTATTGATCGGGCAGGGAACAGTGTCCAGCAAACGGTTCCTTTCAAACTGTACCGCAGCACGGTGTTAGCAGCTTCCAACGCAGAAGGGCGGCTGAGCGATATCGTTCAGCTAAGGGCAACGCTGCAGGATAAGAGCGGGCAGCCGATTGCCGGGGAAACGGTGTCTTTCACCATATACGGGAATACGATCGGAACTGCCGTTACCGATGCGAACGGAGTTGCCGCGCTGTCTTACACCATCCAATTGGAGGCGGATGCGGATCAGGAGAAGGTTTACCCCATTCAAGTTGCGTTCAACCAGAATGATGCCGCGTATTTCCTTCGCGGCGAGGGAAGCGGGACCATTACGGTGAAGCCTTCGCCGAAACCGGATGCTGCGGCTGCTCCAGGCAAGGCTGTTTTATCCGATGACAATGGCTATGATACGGGAATCAGGGACGGTAACTATTCGGTGACCATGCAGATGTGGTGGGGGAATAACGGCAGTACGTATAAGCTTTATGAGAATGACTTACTGATCGATACACAAGTCCTCACGGCGCACTCGCCAAATGCTCAGACAACTGTCACGTCCGTTACGTATCGTAATAACGGCATATACCGCTATTACGCAGAGCTCATCAATGCCGCGGGTACGACTAGAAGCGATGTTCATACGGTAACGGTTAGCCACGCTGCACCAGCAGTACCTGTTCTCTCCCATGATAACTGGGATGGGGATGGCAGCTTCAACATCAGCATGAACATGTGGTGGGGCACCAACGGTACGATGTATCGTTTGTACGAGAACGGTGTGCTCATCGATACGCAGCCTATTACGGATAGATCACCAAGCGCACAGTCAGCCACAACGGTGATCCGCGGCAAGCCGAAAGGCACGTATGAGTATCAAGCTGAACTCGTTAACTATGCGGGAGCAGCGGTCAGTGGGAAGATGATTGTGAAAGTGGATAATTGA
- a CDS encoding ROK family transcriptional regulator: MKKIEKHDQDVIRLHNKQMILEIIKKRRPISRAEITKITKLSPTSVGRIVGELCEQGLVRETALTSVGVGRKAIMLDIDPQAVFTFGVDIGKKVIKFGVMEFSGKLLHEERVEHTALKATPEATAALISETINVIIANKKLDKSRIIGIGIGVPGVIDHDRGIVQYSSTLGWRNIPFAQFIQDKLHILTVIDNDLKVKILAEYLLGSAQGSRKTALIELGTGVGSSLIIDGDIFRGGSNSAGELGHTTLDPNGNMCECGKRGCLQTYIDESAILHEANRIKETADMQQLFAAAQNEENWAQDIISRTSLYIGITINNIVCMYNPDAVILCGDLVENYSEIVPLIEEQCGQVVWEPFRDTFKILTSELKSKSIVVGAAMLVMNNYVDKS; the protein is encoded by the coding sequence ATGAAAAAAATTGAGAAGCATGACCAAGATGTTATCAGGCTGCACAATAAGCAGATGATATTGGAAATTATTAAAAAGCGTCGGCCTATTTCCCGGGCGGAAATCACCAAAATCACGAAGTTGAGCCCTACATCCGTAGGGCGCATTGTAGGCGAACTATGTGAGCAAGGCTTGGTGAGGGAAACCGCGTTAACCTCGGTTGGGGTTGGGCGCAAGGCTATTATGCTGGATATAGATCCTCAAGCGGTATTTACCTTTGGGGTGGACATTGGCAAAAAGGTGATTAAGTTCGGCGTCATGGAATTCAGCGGCAAGCTGCTCCATGAAGAGCGGGTTGAGCATACCGCTTTGAAGGCAACCCCTGAAGCTACGGCTGCTTTAATCTCCGAAACGATTAACGTGATTATTGCGAATAAAAAACTCGATAAGTCGAGAATCATCGGCATCGGCATCGGCGTGCCTGGTGTGATCGACCATGATCGGGGAATCGTCCAATATTCCTCGACATTGGGTTGGAGAAATATCCCTTTCGCCCAGTTCATCCAGGACAAGCTGCATATTCTTACGGTCATTGACAATGACTTGAAAGTGAAGATTCTTGCTGAGTATTTACTAGGCTCCGCGCAAGGTTCGAGAAAGACGGCATTGATTGAGTTGGGCACTGGAGTCGGTTCCTCTTTGATCATCGATGGCGACATTTTTCGCGGGGGCTCAAACAGTGCCGGGGAGTTAGGGCATACAACGCTGGATCCGAATGGCAACATGTGCGAATGCGGCAAAAGAGGCTGTCTGCAAACGTATATCGACGAGTCGGCAATTCTGCATGAAGCCAACCGAATCAAGGAGACTGCTGATATGCAGCAGTTGTTTGCAGCGGCACAAAACGAAGAGAACTGGGCTCAGGACATTATTTCCAGAACTTCGCTTTACATTGGCATAACGATTAACAATATCGTCTGCATGTACAATCCCGATGCCGTCATTTTGTGCGGCGATTTGGTGGAAAATTATAGCGAGATTGTGCCTTTGATCGAAGAACAGTGCGGGCAGGTGGTCTGGGAACCGTTTCGCGACACCTTTAAAATTCTGACTTCCGAATTGAAAAGCAAATCGATCGTTGTAGGCGCAGCGATGTTAGTGATGAATAACTACGTAGATAAATCTTGA
- a CDS encoding carbohydrate ABC transporter permease: MLKAIRWKSFEPYLLIAPAVLIILAFFAYPLLSGLKLAFMHYVLFEPGNIHFSGFENFRSLLEDKNLPQILGNSVLWVVLTVGLQFVLGFILALALNKQFKGKNIYQSIVFLPWAVSAFLIGMIFKWLFNEQNGLINYLLVKFGILEKGIPFLAIPHVSIFPVIAAMVWYGVPFFGIMILAALQNVPKDIYESADIDGAGRMTKLFRVTIPYIKPTIIITLLLRVIWVFNSADLIYIMTNGGPANTSHNLPSYIFNKIFYTTDYGQASALGIMMLAILILYTLIFLKATKYDDAGDF; the protein is encoded by the coding sequence ATGCTAAAAGCAATTCGATGGAAATCATTTGAGCCCTATTTATTAATCGCTCCTGCTGTTTTGATTATACTAGCTTTTTTTGCTTATCCGTTACTATCAGGACTCAAGCTGGCTTTTATGCATTATGTCTTATTTGAGCCGGGCAATATTCACTTTTCAGGCTTTGAAAATTTCAGATCATTGCTGGAAGACAAGAATCTCCCTCAAATATTAGGGAATTCCGTACTTTGGGTCGTCCTAACGGTAGGTTTGCAATTCGTTCTTGGATTCATTTTGGCACTAGCGCTAAATAAACAGTTTAAAGGGAAAAACATCTACCAATCTATTGTCTTTCTGCCTTGGGCTGTGTCTGCTTTTTTAATCGGGATGATTTTCAAGTGGTTGTTTAATGAACAGAATGGGCTTATTAACTACTTATTGGTGAAATTCGGAATTCTGGAAAAAGGCATCCCCTTTTTGGCTATTCCACATGTCTCTATTTTCCCAGTCATCGCTGCAATGGTATGGTATGGAGTGCCTTTTTTCGGAATTATGATACTTGCTGCTCTACAAAACGTACCTAAAGATATCTATGAATCTGCTGATATCGATGGGGCAGGCCGAATGACCAAACTATTTCGAGTTACGATTCCTTATATCAAACCGACGATTATTATTACCTTGCTCCTCCGAGTGATTTGGGTATTCAATTCCGCCGATTTGATCTACATCATGACTAACGGGGGGCCAGCGAATACTTCTCATAACTTGCCTTCCTATATATTTAATAAAATCTTCTATACGACTGACTACGGGCAAGCCTCCGCTTTGGGAATTATGATGTTGGCGATTCTTATTCTTTATACGTTAATTTTCTTGAAAGCGACTAAATATGATGATGCAGGTGATTTCTAA
- a CDS encoding ABC transporter substrate-binding protein → MKKKATILALCTSLVLTFALAGCSTNSGQNEAAKATGAAGAKETTGKKAKISYLDPLPSQERTALMQGLLKKFQEKNPNIEVEYTSVPWDDANKKWMTMGAAGILPDVLSIDDTSLVAMASAGYIENLQPFYDKWDQLNNLTEATKQARNKFKGKVYAIPDGFLLQGLFIRSDWFKELNMPETIATWDDYFNLAQKFTDSAKNRYGISFRGGANGVIRAMEYVMAAVHSDSWFDKDGKSILYKPEGAAAFKKFYDVYLNGNAPKESVNWGFNEMVQGFLNGQTAILNQTPEVITTAQKNMKEGTWNVVPMPKADDGKRYIFWGYTAAYAMSSKSQNKDASWKLIEFLSSPENNLEYSIKNSTIPIYKDNLKDPFFNKGPIAGYAGSMADSNIVFAGPPSHLTKLGQFTGTFAVEETQKYLTKAQSLEDTVKHLADFLTKEQQAYMKENP, encoded by the coding sequence ATGAAGAAAAAAGCTACGATTCTAGCCTTATGTACCAGTCTTGTACTTACTTTTGCATTAGCAGGCTGCTCTACGAACAGCGGGCAGAATGAAGCGGCCAAAGCCACTGGAGCCGCAGGCGCCAAAGAAACGACAGGCAAGAAAGCGAAAATCTCGTACCTTGATCCGCTTCCAAGCCAGGAAAGAACAGCGCTTATGCAGGGACTTTTGAAGAAATTCCAAGAGAAAAACCCGAATATCGAAGTTGAATATACGTCTGTTCCTTGGGATGATGCGAACAAGAAATGGATGACGATGGGTGCTGCTGGCATTCTTCCTGACGTATTGAGTATTGATGATACTTCTTTGGTAGCGATGGCTTCAGCTGGTTATATCGAGAACCTGCAGCCCTTCTATGACAAGTGGGATCAATTAAATAATTTGACGGAAGCAACGAAGCAAGCGAGAAACAAATTCAAAGGCAAGGTCTACGCGATTCCGGATGGATTCTTGCTGCAGGGCTTATTTATAAGAAGCGATTGGTTCAAAGAACTGAATATGCCTGAGACTATCGCGACATGGGATGATTATTTTAATTTAGCGCAAAAATTCACAGATTCGGCGAAAAACAGATACGGTATTTCCTTCAGGGGAGGCGCCAATGGCGTTATTCGTGCAATGGAATATGTGATGGCGGCAGTCCATTCTGACAGTTGGTTTGATAAGGATGGCAAATCGATTCTGTATAAACCTGAAGGCGCTGCGGCGTTTAAGAAGTTCTATGATGTTTACTTAAACGGAAATGCGCCCAAAGAGTCTGTTAACTGGGGCTTCAATGAGATGGTGCAAGGGTTCTTGAACGGTCAAACCGCTATTTTAAATCAAACGCCAGAGGTTATTACTACAGCTCAGAAAAATATGAAAGAAGGCACTTGGAATGTAGTTCCAATGCCCAAAGCAGATGACGGCAAACGTTATATTTTCTGGGGCTACACAGCGGCGTATGCCATGTCCTCCAAATCGCAAAATAAAGACGCTTCTTGGAAGCTAATCGAATTCTTAAGTTCTCCCGAGAACAATCTGGAGTACAGTATCAAAAATTCGACGATTCCGATTTACAAAGATAATCTGAAGGATCCGTTCTTCAACAAAGGTCCTATTGCAGGGTACGCAGGTTCTATGGCGGATTCCAACATTGTGTTCGCAGGCCCGCCAAGCCATTTGACGAAGCTCGGTCAATTCACGGGAACGTTCGCCGTGGAAGAAACGCAGAAATATTTGACAAAAGCTCAATCGCTCGAGGATACCGTTAAGCATCTTGCGGATTTCCTAACGAAAGAACAGCAAGCTTATATGAAGGAAAATCCTTAG
- a CDS encoding copper homeostasis protein CutC produces MLLEVIATTVRDAVLAEQSGADRIELITGILEGGLTPSCGLIDEVVHSTTIPVQVMIRPHSQSFCYDQRDLSVMIKDIQTVKRIGAHGIVLGTLTSERGIDHEALRRLLDEAEGLSVTFHRAFDEASNLEKALEELLAYSQIDRVLTSGGKPNVLDAQEEIRQLVKQTDHSHLRILAGSGLTVSAIPAFLQATGVKEIHFGRGVRMNNNPLHEIDTEQIKSIKNI; encoded by the coding sequence ATGCTGTTGGAAGTTATTGCAACTACAGTGAGGGATGCTGTGTTGGCCGAACAGAGCGGTGCAGATCGTATTGAACTAATAACTGGCATTCTAGAGGGTGGGTTAACGCCTAGCTGCGGCTTAATTGACGAGGTTGTGCACAGCACGACTATACCTGTTCAAGTGATGATTCGCCCGCATAGCCAATCTTTTTGTTATGACCAGCGAGATCTGAGCGTGATGATCAAAGATATACAAACAGTGAAACGGATTGGCGCCCATGGCATTGTACTTGGGACGCTAACCTCAGAGCGTGGGATCGATCATGAGGCGCTGCGCCGATTGTTGGATGAGGCTGAAGGGTTATCCGTAACTTTTCATCGGGCATTTGACGAAGCAAGCAATCTAGAGAAGGCTCTAGAGGAACTTCTAGCTTATAGCCAAATTGACCGTGTGCTCACCTCTGGAGGTAAGCCAAATGTGCTTGATGCGCAAGAGGAAATCAGACAGCTTGTTAAGCAAACGGACCATTCTCACCTGCGTATTTTGGCCGGGAGTGGATTGACAGTAAGTGCAATTCCCGCTTTCCTTCAAGCGACAGGTGTTAAAGAGATTCATTTCGGCAGAGGGGTACGGATGAATAATAATCCGCTGCATGAGATTGATACGGAACAAATTAAGAGTATAAAAAATATTTGA